In the Excalfactoria chinensis isolate bCotChi1 chromosome 18, bCotChi1.hap2, whole genome shotgun sequence genome, cattccctttcatcgcccttcctcccacaCAGCTGGCACATTAACGTAGGCCTTTCATTCTCAACTAAATTTGAGCAATTTGCCctcatagaaaagaaaaaatgaacgTAGTGCCTATTGCTCTGCAAAGGACATTTCATCATCTCCTTCTAAAACCAAGAAAGGTAGTTGCTGACAGAGAGCTTTGCTGTGCAAGGTTGCTGGTGAATCACCCATGCTGCCAGGAGTGGAAGCAGATCTACCAATttacagagctctgtgctgttttaaGAGCTTGTTGGTGAAGCAGAAAGTGCTGTTTAGCCTGTTCCAGTAATCCCTTTGTGGTTTAGTCTCAACTGACTCTGCTCTGACTCGCTTAGGAGAAGCTGAAGACCTTGCTGCTCGTTTACAGTCATCTCGCCAGAGGGTATCAGAGCTAGAACGCACTTTGTCCTCCATCTCTACACAGCAAAAACAGTCAGAGAAGGTAAGAGCCACCTCTATGCTTAAttagcagctctgcttttggcTAGTTGCTTGTCACTATGCTACTGTGAAGTCTGTATTCCCTGCTtagagaagaggctgaaattAACCTTATTAATTGTTAATTAACCTGGTAAAGCCCTGTATTCTCATCAAGGCAAACCTTTCATTCAGATTTCTGTGACCACTAATCATATGGCCCAGGCTGTCTTCAGATCTGGCACCTTTCTTTATGGGTCTTGCCAGCATCTCTGACACCTCCTCCCAGGAGGGCCTCCATCAAACAGGCGTTTTGCTATTGACACTCATCCAGAAGTTTGCAGAAATGACCCCACCATCAGTTAGTAGCATCATGTTCAGAAAGGCTGAGCAGGTGAATTCCTGGTAAATCCATCCTTGGTTTGATGGTGTAatgagctgcagcaccagccaACTGTAGTGACAGGTTCTAAGCAAACCCGTGCTGGGGGTTTTGCTCAAGTCGTGACCTCTTCTGCATTAGTTGATCTGTTAAAGGTAAAATAAGGTGATCTTTGAGCATTTTATTTGTATGGCTGAAGTCTGTAATTGAatcaaacatttgttttttttctccagcataATAAAGAGCTGGTAAAGGAGCGAGACAACCTGAAACTAGAACTGTACAAACAGAGGTAAGCCTGTTTTGTGTATTATTCCAGAGTAATGCTGTTCTTCTCAGTAGAGCCACAGAGCTTAGGAACGGGCTTTGACCATGGCTGGTGAGCTGGGAGGCCAGATATTCaatgtaaaaataatcattcaaaacaaacaaaagattaGGTGTGTAATACAGCAATGGAACACagtgcccagggaggctgtggggcCTCCATCCTTGGAGTGTACacaacagctgcacagagctgtgggtaaCAAGATCTGGTGGTAGCGTAGTTCCACCTGAGAGGGAGCTGGACAAGAAAACCTGCAGAGGTTTCTTCCAGTCAACGTTTCCATGActccagctgctgtgtttgtttcagCAAAGGTAGCgaggaaataaagcagcagaactCAGAGCTGTCAGAGAAACTCCGCTCCCTGGTTTCTGAGAACTCGGCCATGAAGTTGGATGTGGAAGATTTACATAAGAAACTGGAAATGGCTGAACTGATGATTCAGCAGGTAATCACACCAGTGGGATGTGGGAGTAGATCACCCTGATCACATTAAGACTTGTTGCCTGGGCACTGGGGGCAAGACTGTATTATTGGCCTTAAAGGCAGGCGCAACATCCCATCCTGTTAGGAAGAGGTTTTCCTTGTGGTCTCTGAGGAGCAGGAAGGCTGTGCTCTTAAGGACTTGGAGGAGATTGAAAGACGTTGTGATATCAAGTCAACTAAAGGGGTGTTACATAGTTTGAGAAGGTGACTGAGCATACAGGGGTGTAAACACACAGTGACTTTTCTTGACTGTTCTGGTTATCCAGCTGTTGTTCAGTGTTACTGAGAATCAAGTCGAGGAGAGGTGCTTGCTGTCCTATCAAAAGGCGAACTGGGCAATAGCAACTTGAAGGTCAGCTGGGTAAAGTTAAACCAAGTACAGCAGACTCTTGAAATGCAAAGTTTCTGAACCAAATGATTTGACGAAAGCccattttcttaattaaaaaccAGTAAACATAAAATGGAAGCAAGGGGCTGCCTAGTTCAGCTTGTTTTACAGGGCTAAAATCTAAGCATTTTGATTTTAGATGCCACTTTTCTTTCAATCGACTTTACAATGAGTTGAAGCATTCTAAAGAACCATGGATGGTTCTAACATGGATCAAATGGCAGGCTGAAATCAGGGGAGAGGTTAGACAGGAATGGAATATTAACATCTTGCCAAAACCTTTTGATTTCTGTGGGCAGTTCTCAAATCAGTCGGGGAATGTGGATGCAAACCAGCAGTTACAGATGGCCCTGGAGGAAAGGGCGAGCCTGGAAACCCAGATTGCTCAGGTAAGTTGTTAATATGTTAAGTGCATTGATGGTCCAAATCTGTAAAGAAACTCGTGTGGCAGAAGAATACAGCCTGAGCTTTCCCAGGCTTTATCCCTTATGTAGTCAGCCATCCTTTAATATATTCAGTTGGTacagttttccttgttttgtttttaccagCTTTCAGAGTCGCTTCAGCAGCTCCGGGCAGAACGAGATCAGTATGtggagaagctgaaggaagagGGGAGCATTTGGCAGCAGCGAGtccagcagctctctgagcagGTAACCTCACAGGCAGCGCCACAGCTACTTCCAATGAACACAGGCGTAGGAGCACCATGAGCATTGCTTTCATTGAGCTTGTGTGGCCTTGCAGGTACGCACAATggcagaggagaaggagaagcatGTGGCCCAAATTCAGGAGCTGGAAAGCAACAttacagagctgctgagcaaaTCAGGTAGGACTTCCAAAGTGAGGTTTCATACTGCTGAGTACCAGCAGGTTAACTCTGTCCTCCACTGTGCAAGtacgtgtatatatatctcAAATCATGAAGAGAGCTGAAGGACTGGTAGCCCTATGAAACCTTTCATTCTAGCAGGCAGCAAGCGAGCTGCTTCCAGTAACTGACCAGCAAATGGTCAGTGTCTTTAGTTATCTGCCTGGCTGTACTTTCAGGCCCATGAGGTTGGGCAGGCAGGATTCTTGCTGGGGCTGAGAGACGGagtcagcagcacacagcaggacaCTGTGGTTTTGGAGTGGTTTGCTCCTTTGCTCCTCTCAGTGCCCCATTCCTCTGGGTACTTCAGCTGGTGATACTTTCTGGGTCACAGAGTCCTGCAGGTTGGGGTATGTTCTGCATAGCTCAGTGTGCTATCCAAGTGATTCAACCCTCTGGCTGATCTGCTTTTGATTCCATTTCCTCAGCAGTGAAACCCATGGATGTGGAGCCATCTTTACCAGCAGGACCtacagcagctgagctgagtCTGCAGGATGAGATCCAGCGGCTACAGCACGAGAAGGAGGAACTGCATGGGCAGTACCAGGCCCAGGTCCGTGACAACGAGCAGCTGAGCCGCCTCAaccaggagcaggaggagcggctgctggAGCTTGAGAAGACAGTACAGCGCTACAATGAAGAGTCTGTGGACAGACAGCAGATCCTGGAGAGCATGCAGAGTGACAAGGCCACCATCAGCAGGGCACTGAGCCAGAATCgggagctgaaggagcagctggctgagctgcagaatgGGTTTGTCAAATTGGTACGTCTCTTTGACGAATCTGAAACTCCTGAAGCTGAATTCTTACTCttgctttcccctttcccctttgggGTCCTGGCACATAACACACGATCTGGTCactgggttgttgttgttttgttttttcctcagatcTTTCTGAACTTGTCTTCttggttttgaatatctgttgCTTTATTTGGGGTGTTCGTGTCACCCATCTGCTTTGGATCTGACAGGCTGTGTGATGTGCCAGGCCTCTTCTTGGCACTGTCCCAGCACCGATCCCCCCCcactgctcttctcccatcttcTCAGCCTTTTCAGAAGTTAATTACTGCTCTTATTTACAGCTCAGAACAACACAAGGGATGGGATCCCACCGTATCAGGAATTAACGTGGTTTACTGATTTAGCTTATGTGAGCAAATACTTATGGTGATTGGGGCAGTTTCCTTCTATGATGCTTCTGATTCTTgcagacaaatgaaaacatgGAGGTTACAAGTGCCCTGCAGTCAGAGCAACACGTAAAGAAGGAGCTGGCTAAGAAGATCgggcagctgcaggagaacCTGGGGGAGCTCAAAGAGACGGTAAGCAACAGCAGTAGGACGGCAGGGCAGGTGTGCAACAGTTCATGCACAGGAGAGCTGGCAGCTTACCAAACTTTGATGGAAAGATGGCAATCGGTATTGTTAATGATCAAGCTGGGAGCCCTCCCGTGTCACCTGCTGTCTGATGCAGGGGACCAGCATGTGGGGACAGATGGGGGCTGCCTGCCTCGGCGGTGGCTTTGGGGCAGCATCGACAGTTTGGATCGTGCCACACGAGTCGTCATCTTCTTCTGGCAGAAATGATTTGTTCTGATGGTTGTATCATGTGTTGTTAGCTGGAACTGAAAACACAGGAGGCTCGGGCTCTGCAGGAGCAGCGGGACCAGTACTATGGCCACTTACAGCAGTACACTGTGGCATACCAGCAACTGGCTGCTGAGAAGGAGGAGCTGCAAAAGCAGTACTTGCTTCAGACACAGCTAATGGACAGGCTGCAGCATGAGGAAGTTCAGGGGAAGGTGACAGTGGAAATGCACCTGAAGGAACTACAGCAGACTAAGGTAATAAGAGGGGCAAGTGGGAAGACTGGAGGCAAAATGCTTAACTGCACCACATCCTGTGCAATAGAGGTGAATTAGAGACGAGTGATGATTGTGGTTATTTGTGTGCTTGTTTCTGTGGTGCTATTGCTAGTGACTGTTTTCAGTTCGGTTTGTGTGGGTTTCGGTGAGGAGCTTTTCTCACTGATGTTCTGCTTCTGTCTTGCAGGAAAGTCTGGAAGTtgtagcaaaggaaaacaaagagctgcaggCCCAGATCAGTCAGttagcagcagagctggatggCAGGATGCTGCACAGACTAGAAGGTGCgtagctgcagctgctctccagGTGGAACTGGGCTCTCAGGGGTATTTTCACCTCATTGTTcacctcctttcctttccaggAGATGGAATTGAAAGTGAAGTGAtgtctgaagaaatgaaaaacccTTCGTTTGTGATCCCGGAGAAGTTTGAAAGCCATGAAGAAATGGTGCGTCTTAATGGGTAGAAAAGCCTTTGTTCTCAGTTGTGAACAAATGTCTAGAAGAAGAGGCAGATTGAATTGCAGAGGTTCTGCAGTGTGTATTAAGTTGTTTACCAGCTGTGATCCCCACAGCTGAGGCACAGGGAAGTGTTACAGTCcccttcacacagcagcaaaagaacCAACAGGATTTCTACAGTATGGTTGAAAAACAAGCTGGAAGTCCAGCAATGGTTTTAATTACAAAGACAAGCCGGCTGGCAGAGTGGCTCTAACTATTGTGATGATTGATGTTCTCACTTTGGAAGGTGATATGGAGAAGACACACAGTAGTTGCTGCCTGGGTTGGTCTGATGGGTTTCCTATGTATAAGTAAAATGGGGTTAATTTCTGTTATTCCCTTTACCATGAGATGCACAATTGATCGCACTTCACACAGGACAATCACTAATGTGAGTCATCTGCAATTCACTTCAGGTGACTTTCTTGACGTCTGCCATGTCCCAAGTGGAGAAGGAACGAGAAGAGATGAGGCAACAGTTGGCTGCTCAGAAACAGCAATGCAGAAACCTCCTGCAGCAAATAGCAGCTCTtcggcaggagcagcagcataACATCACACTGAGTGAAGGTAAATCTTGTGCAGTTTGGGTACAGTGTGAGTATGGAGATGTGCCCCAACCTGGCCCTGGCCTCTGTGGAACAGTCCAATGGGTTTTGTGAATGAATCATGCTTAAGCAGGCACTGTCAGCTACAAATGTCCTTTCCAGATTCCACTATGGATAGTGTTCCAGTGGAGGTTCATGAGGCTTTAAAAACTGCCATGGAGAAACTACAGGTAAGCAAAGGATCTCCTCTTTCTGCCCCTCTGCCTCACCTAGCTTGATTTGCACCCAGTGCCGGACTCTTGAAGTGTTGCAGGGGAATAAGTAGCAGCTGTTCCATGATAATAAGTTGCTTCCTAAAAAGTGGCTTTCCTTACAACTTGTCACATCATAGCTGAGCTTCCCCTGCCCTGCCCAAAGACTGTAAGGGTC is a window encoding:
- the GOLGA2 gene encoding golgin subfamily A member 2 isoform X5; this encodes MADGSRQSKLAAAKKKLKEYQQKNSPGATAGAKKKRKSKEGSRPETPTNDGRQSPENIQNILKVLVSDLNRSNGVAIPSLDRRKAYFDSDVATRNADQLAADVPVLSNSNSLPSCASVLPAPGSTQLTQIHEAEDRKNTLDENRSLSSTESLRQLSEQLNGLVSQSTSYVNGESGVSSTNIKEMEKQQNQEAVNQLEKEKKEFEQKFSKEQAALREQLQVHIQTIGILVSEKSELQTALGHTQQAARQKSGEAEDLAARLQSSRQRVSELERTLSSISTQQKQSEKHNKELVKERDNLKLELYKQSKGSEEIKQQNSELSEKLRSLVSENSAMKLDVEDLHKKLEMAELMIQQFSNQSGNVDANQQLQMALEERASLETQIAQLSESLQQLRAERDQYVEKLKEEGSIWQQRVQQLSEQVRTMAEEKEKHVAQIQELESNITELLSKSVKPMDVEPSLPAGPTAAELSLQDEIQRLQHEKEELHGQYQAQVRDNEQLSRLNQEQEERLLELEKTVQRYNEESVDRQQILESMQSDKATISRALSQNRELKEQLAELQNGFVKLTNENMEVTSALQSEQHVKKELAKKIGQLQENLGELKETLELKTQEARALQEQRDQYYGHLQQYTVAYQQLAAEKEELQKQYLLQTQLMDRLQHEEVQGKVTVEMHLKELQQTKESLEVVAKENKELQAQISQLAAELDGRMLHRLEGDGIESEVMSEEMKNPSFVIPEKFESHEEMVTFLTSAMSQVEKEREEMRQQLAAQKQQCRNLLQQIAALRQEQQHNITLSEDSTMDSVPVEVHEALKTAMEKLQSRFTDLIQEKADLKERLEELEHRCIQLSGETDTIGEYIALYQSQRAILKQRHQEKEEYISRLAQDKEEMKIKLLELQDLVMRLVKERNEWYSKYVAAAQNPELLQSQNENTLPAERRIELNATDGEGLREVNLADEAEQNAAALHQSGFYPIDTKAAQPSQEDPTAKQIMQLLREIQNPQERSGSLLENPCIPFFYRADENDEVKIMVV
- the GOLGA2 gene encoding golgin subfamily A member 2 isoform X1; protein product: MADGSRQSKLAAAKKKLKEYQQKNSPGATAGAKKKRKSKEGSRPETPTNDGRQSPENIQNILKVLVSDLNRSNGVAIPSLDRRKAYFDSDVATRNADQLAADVPVLSNSNSLPSCASVLPAPGSTQLTQIHEAEDRKNTLDENRSLSSTESLRQLSEQLNGLVSQSTSYVNGESGVSSTNIKEMETRYQELAVALDSSNLTNKQLITKIEELKQQNQEAVNQLEKEKKEFEQKFSKEQAALREQLQVHIQTIGILVSEKSELQTALGHTQQAARQKSGEAEDLAARLQSSRQRVSELERTLSSISTQQKQSEKHNKELVKERDNLKLELYKQSKGSEEIKQQNSELSEKLRSLVSENSAMKLDVEDLHKKLEMAELMIQQFSNQSGNVDANQQLQMALEERASLETQIAQLSESLQQLRAERDQYVEKLKEEGSIWQQRVQQLSEQVRTMAEEKEKHVAQIQELESNITELLSKSAVKPMDVEPSLPAGPTAAELSLQDEIQRLQHEKEELHGQYQAQVRDNEQLSRLNQEQEERLLELEKTVQRYNEESVDRQQILESMQSDKATISRALSQNRELKEQLAELQNGFVKLTNENMEVTSALQSEQHVKKELAKKIGQLQENLGELKETLELKTQEARALQEQRDQYYGHLQQYTVAYQQLAAEKEELQKQYLLQTQLMDRLQHEEVQGKVTVEMHLKELQQTKESLEVVAKENKELQAQISQLAAELDGRMLHRLEGDGIESEVMSEEMKNPSFVIPEKFESHEEMVTFLTSAMSQVEKEREEMRQQLAAQKQQCRNLLQQIAALRQEQQHNITLSEDSTMDSVPVEVHEALKTAMEKLQSRFTDLIQEKADLKERLEELEHRCIQLSGETDTIGEYIALYQSQRAILKQRHQEKEEYISRLAQDKEEMKIKLLELQDLVMRLVKERNEWYSKYVAAAQNPELLQSQNENTLPAERRIELNATDGEGLREVNLADEAEQNAAALHQSGFYPIDTKAAQPSQEDPTAKQIMQLLREIQNPQERSGSLLENPCIPFFYRADENDEVKIMVV
- the GOLGA2 gene encoding golgin subfamily A member 2 isoform X2 yields the protein MADGSRQSKLAAAKKKLKEYQQKNSPGATAGAKKKRKSKEGSRPETPTNDGRQSPENIQNILKVLVSDLNRSNGVAIPSLDRRKAYFDSDVATRNADQLAADVPVLSNSNSLPSCASVLPAPGSTQLTQIHEAEDRKNTLDENRSLSSTESLRQLSEQLNGLVSQSTSYVNGESGVSSTNIKEMETRYQELAVALDSSNLTNKQLITKIEELKQQNQEAVNQLEKEKKEFEQKFSKEQAALREQLQVHIQTIGILVSEKSELQTALGHTQQAARQKSGEAEDLAARLQSSRQRVSELERTLSSISTQQKQSEKHNKELVKERDNLKLELYKQSKGSEEIKQQNSELSEKLRSLVSENSAMKLDVEDLHKKLEMAELMIQQFSNQSGNVDANQQLQMALEERASLETQIAQLSESLQQLRAERDQYVEKLKEEGSIWQQRVQQLSEQVRTMAEEKEKHVAQIQELESNITELLSKSVKPMDVEPSLPAGPTAAELSLQDEIQRLQHEKEELHGQYQAQVRDNEQLSRLNQEQEERLLELEKTVQRYNEESVDRQQILESMQSDKATISRALSQNRELKEQLAELQNGFVKLTNENMEVTSALQSEQHVKKELAKKIGQLQENLGELKETLELKTQEARALQEQRDQYYGHLQQYTVAYQQLAAEKEELQKQYLLQTQLMDRLQHEEVQGKVTVEMHLKELQQTKESLEVVAKENKELQAQISQLAAELDGRMLHRLEGDGIESEVMSEEMKNPSFVIPEKFESHEEMVTFLTSAMSQVEKEREEMRQQLAAQKQQCRNLLQQIAALRQEQQHNITLSEDSTMDSVPVEVHEALKTAMEKLQSRFTDLIQEKADLKERLEELEHRCIQLSGETDTIGEYIALYQSQRAILKQRHQEKEEYISRLAQDKEEMKIKLLELQDLVMRLVKERNEWYSKYVAAAQNPELLQSQNENTLPAERRIELNATDGEGLREVNLADEAEQNAAALHQSGFYPIDTKAAQPSQEDPTAKQIMQLLREIQNPQERSGSLLENPCIPFFYRADENDEVKIMVV
- the GOLGA2 gene encoding golgin subfamily A member 2 isoform X6 produces the protein MADGSRQSKLAAAKKKLKEYQQKNSPGATAGAKKKRKSKEGSRPETPTNDGRQSPENIQNILKVLVSDLNRSNGVAIPSLDRRKIHEAEDRKNTLDENRSLSSTESLRQLSEQLNGLVSQSTSYVNGESGVSSTNIKEMETRYQELAVALDSSNLTNKQLITKIEELKQQNQEAVNQLEKEKKEFEQKFSKEQAALREQLQVHIQTIGILVSEKSELQTALGHTQQAARQKSGEAEDLAARLQSSRQRVSELERTLSSISTQQKQSEKHNKELVKERDNLKLELYKQSKGSEEIKQQNSELSEKLRSLVSENSAMKLDVEDLHKKLEMAELMIQQFSNQSGNVDANQQLQMALEERASLETQIAQLSESLQQLRAERDQYVEKLKEEGSIWQQRVQQLSEQVRTMAEEKEKHVAQIQELESNITELLSKSAVKPMDVEPSLPAGPTAAELSLQDEIQRLQHEKEELHGQYQAQVRDNEQLSRLNQEQEERLLELEKTVQRYNEESVDRQQILESMQSDKATISRALSQNRELKEQLAELQNGFVKLTNENMEVTSALQSEQHVKKELAKKIGQLQENLGELKETLELKTQEARALQEQRDQYYGHLQQYTVAYQQLAAEKEELQKQYLLQTQLMDRLQHEEVQGKVTVEMHLKELQQTKESLEVVAKENKELQAQISQLAAELDGRMLHRLEGDGIESEVMSEEMKNPSFVIPEKFESHEEMVTFLTSAMSQVEKEREEMRQQLAAQKQQCRNLLQQIAALRQEQQHNITLSEDSTMDSVPVEVHEALKTAMEKLQSRFTDLIQEKADLKERLEELEHRCIQLSGETDTIGEYIALYQSQRAILKQRHQEKEEYISRLAQDKEEMKIKLLELQDLVMRLVKERNEWYSKYVAAAQNPELLQSQNENTLPAERRIELNATDGEGLREVNLADEAEQNAAALHQSGFYPIDTKAAQPSQEDPTAKQIMQLLREIQNPQERSGSLLENPCIPFFYRADENDEVKIMVV
- the GOLGA2 gene encoding golgin subfamily A member 2 isoform X3; amino-acid sequence: MADGSRQSKLAAAKKKLKEYQQKNSPGATAGAKKKRKSKEGSRPETPTNDGRQSPENAYFDSDVATRNADQLAADVPVLSNSNSLPSCASVLPAPGSTQLTQIHEAEDRKNTLDENRSLSSTESLRQLSEQLNGLVSQSTSYVNGESGVSSTNIKEMETRYQELAVALDSSNLTNKQLITKIEELKQQNQEAVNQLEKEKKEFEQKFSKEQAALREQLQVHIQTIGILVSEKSELQTALGHTQQAARQKSGEAEDLAARLQSSRQRVSELERTLSSISTQQKQSEKHNKELVKERDNLKLELYKQSKGSEEIKQQNSELSEKLRSLVSENSAMKLDVEDLHKKLEMAELMIQQFSNQSGNVDANQQLQMALEERASLETQIAQLSESLQQLRAERDQYVEKLKEEGSIWQQRVQQLSEQVRTMAEEKEKHVAQIQELESNITELLSKSAVKPMDVEPSLPAGPTAAELSLQDEIQRLQHEKEELHGQYQAQVRDNEQLSRLNQEQEERLLELEKTVQRYNEESVDRQQILESMQSDKATISRALSQNRELKEQLAELQNGFVKLTNENMEVTSALQSEQHVKKELAKKIGQLQENLGELKETLELKTQEARALQEQRDQYYGHLQQYTVAYQQLAAEKEELQKQYLLQTQLMDRLQHEEVQGKVTVEMHLKELQQTKESLEVVAKENKELQAQISQLAAELDGRMLHRLEGDGIESEVMSEEMKNPSFVIPEKFESHEEMVTFLTSAMSQVEKEREEMRQQLAAQKQQCRNLLQQIAALRQEQQHNITLSEDSTMDSVPVEVHEALKTAMEKLQSRFTDLIQEKADLKERLEELEHRCIQLSGETDTIGEYIALYQSQRAILKQRHQEKEEYISRLAQDKEEMKIKLLELQDLVMRLVKERNEWYSKYVAAAQNPELLQSQNENTLPAERRIELNATDGEGLREVNLADEAEQNAAALHQSGFYPIDTKAAQPSQEDPTAKQIMQLLREIQNPQERSGSLLENPCIPFFYRADENDEVKIMVV
- the GOLGA2 gene encoding golgin subfamily A member 2 isoform X4: MADGSRQSKLAAAKKKLKEYQQKNSPGATAGAKKKRKSKEGSRPETPTNDGRQSPENIQNILKVLVSDLNRSNGVAIPSLDRRKAYFDSDVATRNADQLAADVPVLSNSNSLPSCASVLPAPGSTQLTQIHEAEDRKNTLDENRSLSSTESLRQLSEQLNGLVSQSTSYVNGESGVSSTNIKEMEKQQNQEAVNQLEKEKKEFEQKFSKEQAALREQLQVHIQTIGILVSEKSELQTALGHTQQAARQKSGEAEDLAARLQSSRQRVSELERTLSSISTQQKQSEKHNKELVKERDNLKLELYKQSKGSEEIKQQNSELSEKLRSLVSENSAMKLDVEDLHKKLEMAELMIQQFSNQSGNVDANQQLQMALEERASLETQIAQLSESLQQLRAERDQYVEKLKEEGSIWQQRVQQLSEQVRTMAEEKEKHVAQIQELESNITELLSKSAVKPMDVEPSLPAGPTAAELSLQDEIQRLQHEKEELHGQYQAQVRDNEQLSRLNQEQEERLLELEKTVQRYNEESVDRQQILESMQSDKATISRALSQNRELKEQLAELQNGFVKLTNENMEVTSALQSEQHVKKELAKKIGQLQENLGELKETLELKTQEARALQEQRDQYYGHLQQYTVAYQQLAAEKEELQKQYLLQTQLMDRLQHEEVQGKVTVEMHLKELQQTKESLEVVAKENKELQAQISQLAAELDGRMLHRLEGDGIESEVMSEEMKNPSFVIPEKFESHEEMVTFLTSAMSQVEKEREEMRQQLAAQKQQCRNLLQQIAALRQEQQHNITLSEDSTMDSVPVEVHEALKTAMEKLQSRFTDLIQEKADLKERLEELEHRCIQLSGETDTIGEYIALYQSQRAILKQRHQEKEEYISRLAQDKEEMKIKLLELQDLVMRLVKERNEWYSKYVAAAQNPELLQSQNENTLPAERRIELNATDGEGLREVNLADEAEQNAAALHQSGFYPIDTKAAQPSQEDPTAKQIMQLLREIQNPQERSGSLLENPCIPFFYRADENDEVKIMVV
- the GOLGA2 gene encoding golgin subfamily A member 2 isoform X7 codes for the protein MADGSRQSKLAAAKKKLKEYQQKNSPGATAGAKKKRKSKEGSRPETPTNDGRQSPENIQNILKVLVSDLNRSNGVAIPSLDRRKIHEAEDRKNTLDENRSLSSTESLRQLSEQLNGLVSQSTSYVNGESGVSSTNIKEMEKQQNQEAVNQLEKEKKEFEQKFSKEQAALREQLQVHIQTIGILVSEKSELQTALGHTQQAARQKSGEAEDLAARLQSSRQRVSELERTLSSISTQQKQSEKHNKELVKERDNLKLELYKQSKGSEEIKQQNSELSEKLRSLVSENSAMKLDVEDLHKKLEMAELMIQQFSNQSGNVDANQQLQMALEERASLETQIAQLSESLQQLRAERDQYVEKLKEEGSIWQQRVQQLSEQVRTMAEEKEKHVAQIQELESNITELLSKSAVKPMDVEPSLPAGPTAAELSLQDEIQRLQHEKEELHGQYQAQVRDNEQLSRLNQEQEERLLELEKTVQRYNEESVDRQQILESMQSDKATISRALSQNRELKEQLAELQNGFVKLTNENMEVTSALQSEQHVKKELAKKIGQLQENLGELKETLELKTQEARALQEQRDQYYGHLQQYTVAYQQLAAEKEELQKQYLLQTQLMDRLQHEEVQGKVTVEMHLKELQQTKESLEVVAKENKELQAQISQLAAELDGRMLHRLEGDGIESEVMSEEMKNPSFVIPEKFESHEEMVTFLTSAMSQVEKEREEMRQQLAAQKQQCRNLLQQIAALRQEQQHNITLSEDSTMDSVPVEVHEALKTAMEKLQSRFTDLIQEKADLKERLEELEHRCIQLSGETDTIGEYIALYQSQRAILKQRHQEKEEYISRLAQDKEEMKIKLLELQDLVMRLVKERNEWYSKYVAAAQNPELLQSQNENTLPAERRIELNATDGEGLREVNLADEAEQNAAALHQSGFYPIDTKAAQPSQEDPTAKQIMQLLREIQNPQERSGSLLENPCIPFFYRADENDEVKIMVV